From one Streptomyces mobaraensis genomic stretch:
- a CDS encoding ABC transporter ATP-binding protein codes for MVAPPDNDVLWARGLHYSYNGSPALAGVSIGIREGEVLAVTGPRGAGKTTLLKCLSGQLVPASGEVWFNSAPVHTLPRAERERLRRERFGWIDSTPHLVPELTGWENAALPLLARGTGHRTAKQAAAEWLERLDVGDCARKRPAALSRAQCQRIAVARALACEPTVVFADDPTAPLHSTDRAQVLRTLTTAARSHHITVVLATPDDEGAALADRAVGLADGRRGGGIPAPDAPDGEGRAACSVSA; via the coding sequence TACAACGGTTCCCCCGCCCTCGCAGGCGTGTCCATCGGCATCCGCGAGGGCGAGGTCCTCGCGGTCACCGGGCCGCGCGGCGCGGGGAAGACCACCCTCCTCAAGTGCCTCTCCGGCCAGCTCGTACCCGCCTCCGGCGAGGTCTGGTTCAACAGCGCGCCGGTGCACACCCTCCCCCGCGCGGAGCGCGAACGCCTGCGGCGCGAGCGGTTCGGCTGGATCGACAGCACCCCGCACCTGGTGCCCGAGCTGACCGGCTGGGAGAACGCCGCCCTCCCCCTGCTGGCCCGGGGCACCGGCCACCGCACCGCCAAACAGGCCGCCGCCGAGTGGCTGGAACGCCTCGACGTGGGCGACTGCGCCCGCAAGCGGCCCGCCGCGCTCTCCCGCGCCCAGTGCCAGCGGATCGCCGTCGCCCGCGCCCTGGCCTGCGAGCCCACCGTCGTCTTCGCCGACGACCCCACCGCGCCGCTGCACAGCACCGACCGGGCCCAGGTCCTGCGCACCCTCACCACCGCGGCCCGCTCGCACCACATCACCGTCGTCCTCGCGACGCCGGACGACGAGGGCGCCGCGCTCGCCGACCGGGCGGTCGGCCTCGCCGACGGCCGCCGGGGTGGCGGCATCCCCGCACCGGACGCGCCCGACGGGGAGGGCAGGGCCGCGTGCTCAGTCTCCGCCTGA
- a CDS encoding DMT family protein, producing the protein MIIGLVTAVAASACYGTGSVLQAVGSRKSALREAASSPDTGVTQHGGPSLSSTAKAAVTWEFMVGTVLDFLGFGLGALAARLLPLFLSQTVISANLIVTALLSIKLLGIRLKRPEWASIAVVCAALVLLATAAGHEGSGETARSTHWWLLIISVVLMAGGTVAVRLMGSRAAILAGLLSGLGFGAIGVGVRILDGIDPFHLPTLLADPALYAILISGGVGMYLHTVALQIGSVNGATAALVVGETILPGIIGVLLLGDASREGFAWVAVLGFILAVAGAVAVAWFGEPDSHGAATPAVDEATEPVQRV; encoded by the coding sequence GTGATCATCGGCCTGGTGACGGCTGTCGCGGCCTCGGCGTGCTACGGCACGGGTTCGGTCCTGCAAGCCGTCGGATCGCGGAAATCCGCCCTCCGGGAGGCGGCCTCGTCCCCCGACACGGGCGTGACCCAGCACGGCGGACCCAGCCTGTCCTCCACCGCCAAGGCCGCCGTGACCTGGGAGTTCATGGTCGGTACCGTCCTGGACTTCCTCGGCTTCGGCCTCGGCGCCCTCGCGGCCCGGCTGCTGCCCCTCTTCCTCTCCCAGACGGTCATCAGCGCCAACCTGATCGTCACCGCCCTGCTCAGCATCAAGCTGCTCGGCATACGGCTCAAGCGCCCCGAGTGGGCGTCCATCGCCGTCGTCTGCGCCGCCTTGGTGCTGCTCGCGACGGCCGCCGGGCACGAGGGCAGCGGGGAGACCGCCCGGTCTACGCACTGGTGGCTGCTGATCATCTCCGTGGTGCTGATGGCCGGTGGCACGGTGGCGGTGCGTCTGATGGGGTCCCGGGCCGCGATCCTCGCCGGTCTGCTGTCCGGACTGGGCTTCGGTGCCATCGGGGTCGGGGTGCGCATCCTCGACGGGATCGACCCGTTCCACCTGCCCACCCTCCTCGCCGACCCGGCTCTCTACGCGATCCTGATCTCCGGTGGCGTGGGCATGTACCTGCACACGGTGGCCCTGCAGATCGGTTCCGTCAACGGTGCGACGGCGGCTCTGGTCGTGGGTGAGACGATTCTGCCGGGCATCATCGGCGTGCTGCTGCTTGGGGACGCTTCTCGGGAGGGGTTCGCCTGGGTGGCGGTCCTCGGATTCATCCTCGCCGTCGCGGGGGCGGTTGCGGTCGCGTGGTTCGGTGAACCCGACAGTCACGGGGCGGCGACCCCCGCTGTGGACGAGGCGACGGAGCCCGTGCAGCGCGTGTAG
- a CDS encoding ABC transporter ATP-binding protein translates to MPSAPMLPAPMLRLEGVTVRFGDRTVLDAVGLDVAEHEVVCVLGPSGSGKSTLLRVVAGLQRADAGRVFLSGEDVGGVPVHRRGVGLMFQDHQLFPQRDVAANVAFGLRTRGAGRDEARRRVAELLDLVGLPGAGRRSVAALSGGEQQRVALARALAPSPRLLMLDEPLGQLDRSLRERLVTELRQLFGRLGTTVLAVTHDQGEAFALADRVVVMRDGRIAQQGTPLDVWRRPASEFVARFLGFDNVVPATVTGDRADTPWGKVPVPAGSPEGPCSLLVRPGGVRLVADGLPCEVTARTFRGDHVLLSLRPERGPALQAACALAHAPEVGARAGVAFDAEHVVVLGG, encoded by the coding sequence ATGCCGTCCGCTCCGATGCTGCCTGCTCCGATGCTGCGTCTGGAGGGCGTCACCGTCCGGTTCGGCGACCGGACTGTCCTGGACGCCGTCGGCCTCGACGTCGCCGAGCACGAGGTCGTCTGCGTCCTCGGCCCCAGCGGCAGCGGCAAGTCCACGCTGCTGCGGGTGGTCGCCGGGCTCCAGCGGGCCGACGCCGGGCGGGTGTTCCTGTCCGGCGAGGACGTCGGCGGGGTGCCCGTGCACCGGCGGGGCGTGGGGCTGATGTTCCAGGACCACCAGCTCTTCCCGCAGCGGGACGTGGCCGCGAACGTCGCCTTCGGGCTTCGCACGCGTGGTGCCGGACGCGACGAGGCCCGGCGGCGGGTCGCCGAACTCCTCGATCTCGTGGGCCTGCCGGGCGCCGGGCGGCGGTCCGTCGCGGCGCTGTCCGGCGGCGAGCAGCAGCGCGTCGCGCTGGCCCGGGCGCTCGCCCCGAGCCCCCGGCTGCTGATGCTCGACGAGCCCCTCGGGCAGCTGGACCGGAGCCTGCGCGAGCGGCTGGTGACCGAGCTGCGGCAGCTCTTCGGACGGCTCGGCACGACCGTGCTGGCGGTCACCCACGACCAGGGCGAGGCGTTCGCGCTCGCCGACCGGGTGGTGGTGATGCGGGACGGCCGGATCGCCCAGCAGGGCACGCCCCTGGACGTCTGGCGGCGGCCCGCCTCCGAGTTCGTGGCCCGCTTCCTCGGCTTCGACAACGTCGTCCCCGCGACCGTCACCGGCGACCGGGCCGACACCCCGTGGGGCAAGGTGCCCGTCCCGGCCGGTTCCCCGGAGGGCCCCTGCTCGCTCCTGGTACGGCCGGGTGGCGTCCGGCTGGTGGCGGACGGACTGCCGTGCGAGGTCACCGCCCGGACCTTCCGGGGCGACCACGTGCTGCTCTCGCTCCGTCCGGAGCGGGGTCCGGCGCTCCAGGCGGCGTGCGCGCTGGCGCACGCGCCGGAGGTGGGAGCACGGGCAGGGGTCGCGTTCGACGCCGAGCACGTGGTAGTGCTGGGCGGCTGA
- a CDS encoding thiamine ABC transporter substrate-binding protein, whose product MNTTLRRALGAAAVTALAVPALAACGGSDEAKEKDGGKTVTLVSHESFVVSPDVLKEFTARTGYKVKTLKSGDAGRAVNQAILSKSHPQGDVFFGVDNTLLSRALDNGIFEPYEAKGLDRVAKEYRADDAEHRVTPVDSGDICVNYDRAYFTDHKLAPPKTLDDLVKPEYKGLLVTENAATSSPGLAFQLGTAAKYGDEGWQDYWKKLKDNGVEVVDGWEQAYNDRFSGSAAGRKAKGDRPLVVSYASSPPAEVQGMKTPPKSADEAPTGVATGTCFRQTEYAGLLKGAKNAEGGKALLDFLLSKRFQEDVPLSMYVKPVVTDAKLPELFTKFGATVDTPQTLAPEKIAKNRDQWVKAWSSIVLK is encoded by the coding sequence ATGAACACCACCCTCCGGCGTGCCCTGGGCGCCGCCGCCGTCACCGCCCTGGCCGTTCCGGCCCTCGCGGCCTGCGGAGGCTCCGACGAGGCCAAGGAGAAGGACGGCGGCAAGACGGTCACCCTCGTCTCGCACGAGTCGTTCGTCGTCTCCCCGGACGTGCTCAAGGAGTTCACCGCACGGACCGGCTACAAGGTGAAGACGCTCAAGAGCGGCGACGCCGGGCGGGCCGTGAACCAGGCGATCCTCTCCAAGAGCCACCCGCAGGGTGACGTGTTCTTCGGCGTCGACAACACGCTGCTCTCCCGCGCCCTCGACAACGGGATCTTCGAGCCGTACGAGGCCAAGGGCCTGGACCGGGTGGCGAAGGAGTACCGGGCCGACGACGCCGAGCACCGGGTGACGCCGGTGGACTCCGGTGACATCTGCGTCAACTACGACCGTGCCTACTTCACCGATCACAAGCTGGCGCCGCCGAAGACCCTCGACGACCTGGTGAAGCCCGAGTACAAGGGCCTGCTGGTCACCGAGAACGCGGCCACCTCCTCCCCGGGCCTCGCCTTCCAGCTCGGGACCGCCGCCAAGTACGGCGACGAGGGCTGGCAGGACTACTGGAAGAAGCTCAAGGACAACGGCGTCGAGGTCGTCGACGGCTGGGAGCAGGCGTACAACGACCGCTTCTCCGGCTCCGCCGCCGGCCGCAAGGCCAAGGGCGACCGGCCGCTCGTCGTCTCTTACGCGTCCAGCCCGCCGGCCGAGGTGCAGGGCATGAAGACGCCGCCGAAGTCGGCGGACGAGGCGCCGACCGGCGTCGCGACCGGCACCTGCTTCCGGCAGACCGAGTACGCCGGGCTGCTCAAGGGCGCGAAGAACGCCGAGGGCGGCAAGGCGCTGCTGGACTTCCTGCTGAGCAAGCGGTTCCAGGAGGACGTGCCGCTGAGCATGTACGTCAAGCCGGTGGTGACGGACGCCAAGCTGCCCGAGCTGTTCACCAAGTTCGGCGCGACGGTCGACACCCCGCAGACGCTCGCCCCCGAGAAGATCGCGAAGAACCGTGATCAGTGGGTCAAGGCATGGTCCTCGATCGTCCTGAAGTAA
- the rlmN gene encoding 23S rRNA (adenine(2503)-C(2))-methyltransferase RlmN translates to MARPAPGELTFVAPRGAKKPPRHLADLSPAERKEAVAAIGEKPFRAKQLSQHYFARYAHDPAQWTDIPAGAREKLAGELLPELMSVVRHISCDDDTTRKTLWRLHDGKLVESVLMRYPDRVTMCISSQAGCGMNCPFCATGQAGLDRNLSTAEIVHQIVDGMRALRDGEVPGGPARLSNIVFMGMGEPLANYKRVVGAIRRLTDPEPDGLGLSQRGITVSTVGLVPAMHRFADEGFKCRLAVSLHAPDDELRDTLVPVNTRWKVREVLDAAWEYAEKSGRRISIEYALIRDINDQAWRGDLLGRLLKGKRVHVNLIPLNPTPGSKWTASRPEDERAFVAAIAAHGVPVTVRDTRGQEIDGACGQLAATER, encoded by the coding sequence GTGGCACGTCCGGCTCCCGGTGAGCTTACTTTCGTCGCCCCCCGCGGAGCCAAGAAGCCCCCGCGGCACCTCGCCGACCTCTCGCCCGCCGAGCGCAAGGAGGCCGTCGCCGCCATCGGTGAGAAGCCTTTCCGGGCGAAGCAGCTGTCCCAGCACTACTTCGCGCGGTACGCGCACGACCCCGCGCAGTGGACGGACATCCCGGCCGGCGCCCGCGAGAAGCTCGCGGGCGAGCTGCTGCCGGAGCTGATGAGCGTCGTGCGGCACATCTCGTGCGACGACGACACCACCCGCAAGACGCTGTGGCGGCTGCACGACGGCAAGCTCGTCGAGTCCGTCCTGATGCGCTACCCGGACCGGGTCACCATGTGCATCAGCTCACAGGCCGGCTGCGGGATGAACTGCCCGTTCTGCGCCACCGGCCAGGCCGGTCTGGACCGCAACCTGTCGACCGCCGAGATCGTGCACCAGATCGTCGACGGCATGCGGGCGCTGCGCGACGGCGAGGTCCCGGGCGGGCCCGCGCGGCTGTCGAACATCGTCTTCATGGGCATGGGCGAGCCGCTCGCCAACTACAAGCGCGTCGTCGGCGCCATCCGCCGGCTGACCGACCCGGAGCCCGACGGCCTCGGGCTGTCGCAGCGCGGCATCACCGTCTCCACCGTCGGCCTGGTGCCGGCGATGCACCGGTTCGCCGACGAGGGCTTCAAGTGCCGCCTCGCGGTCTCGCTGCACGCGCCCGACGACGAGCTGCGCGACACGCTCGTCCCGGTCAACACCCGCTGGAAGGTCCGCGAGGTCCTGGACGCGGCCTGGGAGTACGCGGAGAAGTCCGGTCGCCGGATCTCCATCGAGTACGCCCTGATCCGGGACATCAACGACCAGGCGTGGCGCGGCGACCTGCTGGGCCGGCTGCTCAAGGGCAAGCGGGTGCACGTCAACCTGATCCCGCTGAACCCCACCCCGGGCTCCAAGTGGACGGCGTCCCGTCCGGAGGACGAGCGGGCGTTCGTCGCGGCGATCGCGGCCCACGGCGTCCCGGTCACCGTCCGGGACACGCGCGGCCAGGAGATCGACGGCGCCTGCGGCCAGCTGGCGGCGACCGAGCGCTGA
- a CDS encoding phosphatidate cytidylyltransferase: MNDASWGTPSRAGQWGSADRHTPFPAGPVREAAVAAQTRPMPIVPDAGGDQEDRDQGAAHLGGPLFRDEHGDRDHRDDRDRGEPDIRPHEPAPQAPKAGKKSAGRDLRAAIGVGLGLGAVIVASLFVYKPVFLGVIVIAVVVGLWELTSRLAERKGIKAPLVPLAIGGAAMIVAGYVDGAEGAWVAMALTALAVLVWRMTEPPDDYLKDVTAGIFAAFYVPFLATFVALMLAADDGAWRVLTFLILTVVSDTGAYAVGWRFGKRKLAPRISPGKTREGLIGAVLFAMAAGALCMRFLIDDGVWWQGLLLGLAVAVSATLGDLGESMIKRDLGIKDMGRLLPGHGGIMDRLDSLLPTAPVVWLLLVAFVGAG, from the coding sequence ATGAACGACGCATCCTGGGGAACCCCGTCGCGCGCCGGGCAGTGGGGATCCGCCGACCGGCACACCCCGTTCCCGGCGGGTCCAGTGCGCGAAGCGGCCGTGGCGGCGCAGACTCGGCCCATGCCGATCGTGCCCGACGCAGGCGGAGACCAGGAGGACCGTGACCAGGGGGCCGCTCACCTCGGTGGCCCCCTGTTCCGTGACGAACACGGCGACCGTGACCATCGCGACGACCGTGACCGAGGGGAGCCCGACATCCGGCCGCACGAACCCGCCCCCCAGGCGCCCAAGGCGGGGAAGAAGAGCGCGGGCCGCGATCTGCGGGCCGCGATAGGGGTGGGCCTGGGGCTCGGCGCGGTCATCGTCGCCTCGCTCTTCGTCTACAAGCCCGTCTTCCTCGGCGTGATCGTGATCGCCGTGGTGGTCGGGCTGTGGGAGCTCACCTCCCGGCTCGCGGAGCGCAAGGGCATCAAGGCGCCCCTGGTGCCGCTCGCCATCGGCGGGGCCGCGATGATCGTCGCCGGGTACGTCGACGGCGCCGAGGGCGCGTGGGTGGCCATGGCCCTCACCGCGCTCGCCGTGCTGGTATGGCGGATGACCGAGCCGCCGGACGACTACCTCAAGGACGTCACGGCGGGCATCTTCGCCGCGTTCTACGTGCCGTTCCTGGCCACCTTCGTGGCCCTGATGCTCGCCGCCGACGACGGTGCCTGGCGGGTGCTGACCTTCCTGATCCTCACGGTGGTCAGCGACACCGGCGCCTACGCGGTGGGCTGGCGCTTCGGCAAGCGCAAGCTGGCGCCGCGCATCAGCCCCGGCAAGACCCGCGAGGGTCTGATCGGCGCGGTGCTGTTCGCCATGGCGGCGGGCGCGCTGTGCATGCGCTTCCTGATCGACGACGGGGTGTGGTGGCAGGGCCTGCTGCTCGGCCTGGCCGTCGCGGTGAGCGCGACCCTGGGCGACCTCGGCGAGTCGATGATCAAGCGGGACCTGGGCATCAAGGACATGGGCCGGCTGCTGCCGGGGCATGGCGGGATCATGGACCGGCTGGATTCGCTGCTGCCGACGGCGCCGGTGGTGTGGTTGCTGCTCGTCGCCTTTGTCGGGGCGGGCTGA
- the frr gene encoding ribosome recycling factor → MIEEILLEAEEKMEKAVVVAKEDFAAIRTGRAHPAMFNKIVADYYGALTPINQLASFSVPEPRMAVVTPFDKSALRNIEQAIRDSDLGVNPSNDGNIIRVNFPELTEERRREFIKVAKGKGEDAKVSIRSIRRKAKDQLDKLVKDKETGEDDVRRAEKELDDTTAKYVAQVDELLKHKESELLEV, encoded by the coding sequence GTGATCGAAGAGATCCTCCTCGAAGCCGAGGAGAAGATGGAGAAGGCCGTTGTGGTCGCCAAGGAGGACTTCGCGGCGATCCGCACCGGGCGTGCGCACCCGGCGATGTTCAACAAGATCGTGGCGGACTACTACGGTGCGCTGACGCCCATCAACCAGCTGGCGTCGTTCTCGGTCCCCGAGCCGCGCATGGCCGTGGTGACCCCGTTCGACAAGAGCGCGCTGCGCAACATCGAGCAGGCCATCCGCGACTCCGACCTGGGCGTCAACCCCAGCAACGACGGCAACATCATCCGAGTGAACTTCCCCGAGCTCACCGAGGAGCGCCGCCGGGAGTTCATCAAGGTCGCCAAGGGCAAGGGCGAGGACGCCAAGGTCTCGATCCGCTCCATCCGCCGCAAGGCCAAGGACCAGCTCGACAAGCTGGTCAAGGACAAGGAGACCGGCGAGGACGACGTGCGCCGCGCCGAGAAGGAGCTCGACGACACCACCGCGAAGTACGTGGCGCAGGTGGACGAGCTGCTCAAGCACAAGGAATCCGAGCTGCTCGAGGTCTGA
- the pyrH gene encoding UMP kinase, translated as MNQGADAHRAADGKSDDHGKPRRFLLKLSGEAFAGGGGLGVDPDIVHAIAREIAAVVREGYEIAVVIGGGNFFRGAELQQRGMDRARSDYMGMLGTVMNSLALQDFLVKEGVETRVQTGITMGQVAEPFIPLRAVRHLEKGRVVIFGAGMGMPYFSTDTTAAQRALEIHAEAILMGKNGVDGIYDSDPKKNPAAVKFDALEYGEVLARGLKVADATAISLCMDNKLPILVFELLAEGNIARAVKGEKIGTLVSDQGTRD; from the coding sequence ATGAATCAGGGTGCGGACGCCCACAGGGCCGCCGACGGCAAGAGCGACGACCACGGGAAACCCCGCCGGTTCCTGCTGAAACTGTCCGGCGAGGCCTTCGCCGGCGGCGGAGGGCTCGGTGTCGACCCCGATATCGTGCACGCCATCGCCCGGGAGATCGCGGCCGTGGTCCGCGAGGGTTACGAGATCGCCGTCGTCATCGGCGGCGGCAACTTCTTCCGCGGCGCCGAGCTCCAGCAGCGCGGCATGGACCGGGCGCGCTCCGACTACATGGGCATGCTCGGCACGGTGATGAACAGCCTCGCCCTCCAGGACTTCCTGGTGAAGGAAGGCGTGGAGACCCGGGTCCAGACCGGCATCACCATGGGCCAGGTCGCCGAGCCGTTCATCCCGCTGCGCGCCGTGCGCCACCTGGAGAAGGGCCGCGTCGTGATCTTCGGCGCCGGCATGGGCATGCCCTACTTCTCCACCGACACCACCGCCGCCCAGCGCGCCCTGGAGATCCACGCCGAGGCGATCCTCATGGGCAAGAACGGCGTCGACGGGATCTACGACTCGGACCCGAAGAAGAACCCCGCCGCGGTGAAGTTCGACGCCCTGGAGTACGGCGAGGTGCTGGCGCGCGGCCTCAAGGTCGCCGACGCCACCGCCATCAGCCTGTGCATGGACAACAAGCTGCCGATCCTGGTGTTCGAGCTGCTCGCCGAGGGCAACATCGCCCGCGCCGTCAAGGGTGAGAAGATCGGCACGCTCGTGAGCGACCAGGGCACGCGGGACTGA
- the tsf gene encoding translation elongation factor Ts — protein MANFTAADVKALREKTGAGMMDCKKALDEAEGNLEKAIEIVRVKGLKGVAKRESRTTENGAVVSSIADDNTSGVIVELKCETDFVAKGEKFITVADALAAHVAKTAPADLEALLASEIEAGKTVQAFIDEANATLGEKIVVDRFAAFADGYVSAYMHRTAADLPPQVGVLVELDKENAEVAKDVAQHIAAFAPKFLSRDAIPADVVENERRVAEATAREEGKPEAALPKIVEGRVTGFFKEQVLLDQPFAKDNKKTVQKILDEAGVTLKRFARIRVGA, from the coding sequence ATGGCGAACTTCACCGCCGCTGACGTCAAGGCTCTCCGTGAGAAGACCGGCGCCGGCATGATGGACTGCAAGAAGGCGCTCGACGAGGCCGAGGGCAACCTCGAGAAGGCCATCGAGATCGTCCGCGTCAAGGGCCTCAAGGGCGTCGCCAAGCGCGAGTCCCGCACCACCGAGAACGGCGCCGTCGTCTCCTCCATCGCCGACGACAACACCTCCGGTGTCATCGTCGAGCTGAAGTGCGAGACCGACTTCGTCGCCAAGGGCGAGAAGTTCATCACCGTGGCCGACGCGCTCGCCGCCCACGTCGCCAAAACCGCCCCCGCCGACCTTGAGGCCCTGCTCGCCTCCGAGATCGAGGCCGGCAAGACCGTCCAGGCGTTCATCGACGAGGCCAACGCCACTCTCGGCGAGAAGATCGTCGTGGACCGCTTCGCCGCCTTCGCCGACGGCTACGTCTCCGCGTACATGCACCGCACCGCCGCGGACCTGCCCCCGCAGGTCGGCGTCCTGGTCGAGCTGGACAAGGAGAACGCCGAGGTCGCGAAGGACGTCGCGCAGCACATCGCCGCGTTCGCGCCGAAGTTCCTCTCCCGTGACGCCATCCCGGCCGACGTCGTGGAGAACGAGCGCCGCGTCGCCGAGGCCACCGCGCGCGAGGAGGGCAAGCCCGAGGCCGCCCTCCCGAAGATCGTCGAGGGTCGCGTCACCGGCTTCTTCAAGGAGCAGGTCCTGCTGGACCAGCCCTTCGCCAAGGACAACAAGAAGACCGTCCAGAAGATCCTGGACGAGGCCGGCGTCACGCTGAAGCGCTTCGCCCGCATCCGCGTCGGCGCCTGA
- the rpsB gene encoding 30S ribosomal protein S2, giving the protein MAVVTMRELLESGVHFGHQTRRWNPKMKRFIFTERNGIYIIDLLQSLSYIDRAYEFVKETVAHGGSIMFVGTKKQAQEAIAEQATRVGMPYVNQRWLGGMLTNFSTVYKRLQRLKELELIDFEDVAASGLTKKELLVLSREKAKLEKTLGGIREMQKVPSAVWIVDTKKEHIAVGEARKLRIPVVAILDTNCDPDEVDYKIPGNDDAIRSVTLLTRVIADAVAEGLIARSGAATGDQKPGEKAGEPLAEWERDLLEGGDAKKAAEEAPAAAAEAPAAEAPAAEAEKPAADAEQA; this is encoded by the coding sequence ATGGCCGTCGTCACGATGCGGGAGCTGCTGGAGAGCGGCGTCCACTTCGGTCACCAGACCCGTCGTTGGAACCCGAAGATGAAGCGTTTCATCTTCACGGAGCGCAACGGCATCTACATCATCGACCTGCTCCAGTCGCTGTCGTACATCGACCGCGCCTACGAGTTCGTCAAGGAGACCGTCGCGCACGGCGGCTCCATCATGTTCGTCGGTACGAAGAAGCAGGCCCAGGAGGCGATCGCCGAGCAGGCGACCCGCGTCGGCATGCCCTACGTCAACCAGCGCTGGCTGGGCGGCATGCTCACCAACTTCTCGACCGTCTACAAGCGCCTGCAGCGCCTGAAGGAGCTCGAGCTCATCGACTTCGAGGATGTGGCCGCCTCCGGCCTCACCAAGAAGGAGCTCCTGGTCCTCTCCCGCGAGAAGGCCAAGCTGGAGAAGACCCTCGGCGGTATCCGCGAGATGCAGAAGGTGCCCAGCGCCGTCTGGATCGTGGACACCAAGAAGGAGCACATCGCCGTCGGTGAGGCGCGCAAGCTCCGCATCCCGGTCGTCGCCATCCTCGACACCAACTGCGACCCCGACGAGGTCGACTACAAGATCCCGGGCAACGACGACGCGATCCGCTCCGTCACCCTGCTCACCCGCGTGATCGCCGACGCCGTCGCCGAGGGCCTCATCGCCCGTTCCGGTGCCGCGACCGGCGACCAGAAGCCGGGCGAGAAGGCCGGCGAGCCGCTGGCCGAGTGGGAGCGCGACCTGCTCGAGGGCGGGGACGCCAAGAAGGCTGCCGAGGAGGCCCCGGCCGCCGCCGCCGAGGCTCCCGCCGCCGAGGCTCCCGCCGCCGAGGCCGAGAAGCCGGCCGCGGACGCCGAGCAGGCCTGA
- a CDS encoding M23 family metallopeptidase: protein MSAQRISHAFLTAVLAVILLVGALPAAAGGPVRPSPAAPPAAPPGDAARAWPVGTRPAIPRGWEPPAVRWARGHRGVDLAAAPGDPVRAAAGGVVSFAGTVAGRGVVSVELTGTGDPPLRTTYEPVRAGVRRGDRVAAGDVLGALGPGPWHCAGGCLHWGLLRGREYLDPLGLLPGWMLRRGPSRLLPLSLPQRGHPHSPFLPGLCPRTPETALRAVVLKRRTG, encoded by the coding sequence ATGTCTGCGCAAAGGATCTCGCACGCTTTTCTGACGGCGGTACTGGCCGTGATCTTGCTCGTCGGCGCGCTTCCGGCGGCGGCCGGCGGGCCGGTCCGACCGTCTCCCGCCGCACCGCCCGCCGCACCGCCCGGCGACGCAGCCCGTGCCTGGCCGGTGGGCACCCGTCCGGCCATCCCGCGCGGCTGGGAGCCGCCGGCCGTCCGCTGGGCCCGGGGCCACCGCGGGGTCGACCTGGCCGCCGCCCCCGGCGATCCGGTCCGGGCCGCCGCCGGCGGCGTCGTCTCCTTCGCGGGGACGGTCGCGGGGCGGGGGGTGGTGAGCGTGGAGCTGACGGGGACGGGTGATCCTCCGCTGCGGACGACGTACGAGCCTGTGCGGGCCGGTGTCCGCCGGGGGGACCGGGTGGCGGCGGGGGATGTGCTGGGTGCGCTGGGCCCCGGGCCGTGGCACTGCGCCGGCGGCTGCTTGCACTGGGGACTGCTGCGGGGGCGGGAGTATCTGGATCCGTTGGGGTTGCTGCCGGGGTGGATGCTGCGGCGGGGGCCGTCGCGGTTGCTGCCCCTGTCCCTCCCTCAGAGGGGGCACCCCCATTCGCCGTTTCTTCCAGGGCTGTGCCCCCGGACCCCCGAAACCGCGCTGCGCGCGGTTGTCCTCAAACGCCGGACGGGCTGA
- a CDS encoding TetR/AcrR family transcriptional regulator has translation MAEHRTMQRDALLDAARSLLSEGGTEALTFPALAERTGLARSSVYEYFRSRAAVVEELCAVDFPVWAAEVESAMAEADTPEAKIEAYVRRQLALVGDRRHRAVVAISAGELDAAAREKIRAAHGGLISMVGEALVALGHEEPRLVAMMLQGVVDSAVRRIELGVDEPGRVADVAVGMALRGVRG, from the coding sequence GTGGCCGAGCACCGGACGATGCAGCGCGACGCCCTGCTGGACGCCGCCCGCTCCCTGTTGTCCGAGGGCGGTACGGAAGCGCTGACCTTCCCCGCCCTCGCCGAGCGCACCGGACTCGCCCGGTCCTCCGTCTACGAGTACTTCCGCTCCCGGGCGGCCGTCGTCGAGGAGCTGTGCGCCGTCGACTTCCCCGTCTGGGCGGCCGAGGTCGAGTCCGCCATGGCGGAAGCGGATACGCCGGAGGCGAAGATCGAGGCGTATGTGCGGCGGCAGCTGGCGCTGGTCGGGGACCGGCGGCATCGTGCCGTCGTCGCGATCTCCGCGGGGGAGCTGGACGCCGCCGCCCGGGAGAAGATCCGGGCTGCGCATGGCGGGTTGATCTCGATGGTGGGCGAGGCGCTGGTGGCTCTGGGGCATGAGGAGCCGCGGCTCGTCGCGATGATGTTGCAGGGGGTCGTGGACTCGGCCGTCCGGCGGATCGAGCTTGGGGTCGACGAGCCGGGGCGAGTCGCGGACGTGGCGGTCGGGATGGCCCTGCGGGGTGTCCGGGGCTGA